From the Gramella sp. Hel_I_59 genome, one window contains:
- a CDS encoding deoxyguanosinetriphosphate triphosphohydrolase, with product MTWDQLLSLKRFGDKNKRLRIEQNETRLGFEVDYDRIIFSSAFRSLQDKTQVIPLSKTDFVHTRLTHSLEVSVVGRSLGRLTGQKLLQKHPHLRDSSGYQMNDFGAIVAAAALAHDIGNPPFGHSGEKAIGEYFSHGNGKRFKESLSEAEYQDLVKFEGNANGFRILTENRPGISGGLRLSYATLGAFTKYPKESLPHKPSSRIEDKKFGFFQSEKETFEDIAEELGLKITREGKHIGYARHPLAFLVEAADDICYTIIDFEDGINLGLIDEDYALEYLIKLVKDSINTSKYHELQTTSDRLAYLRALAINTLITEAAEIFLKNEDAILEGEFHEALFDKSKYEAQIRDIIKISVEKIYQSEEVIGKEIAGFKMLSYLLDIYTQAFLADTENEDSNFTKLVKKSVPQLSYLNEEDSIYDKLIAICSYIASLTDGLTVASFKRFQGLDA from the coding sequence ATGACCTGGGATCAACTTTTATCACTTAAACGTTTCGGAGACAAGAACAAACGACTGCGTATTGAGCAAAATGAAACACGTTTAGGTTTTGAAGTAGATTATGATCGTATCATATTTTCTTCAGCATTTAGAAGCCTGCAGGACAAAACACAGGTAATTCCACTTTCCAAGACAGATTTTGTGCATACCAGGCTAACGCACAGCCTCGAAGTTTCAGTTGTTGGAAGGTCGCTGGGAAGATTAACGGGTCAGAAATTATTACAGAAACATCCACATCTGAGGGATTCTTCAGGTTACCAGATGAATGATTTTGGGGCTATTGTCGCAGCGGCAGCTCTTGCCCATGATATTGGAAATCCACCTTTTGGACATTCCGGAGAGAAAGCAATTGGAGAATACTTCAGCCATGGAAACGGTAAAAGGTTTAAAGAATCTCTTTCAGAAGCTGAATATCAGGATCTGGTGAAATTTGAAGGAAATGCGAATGGTTTCAGAATACTTACAGAAAACAGACCAGGAATTAGCGGTGGCCTGCGATTGTCCTACGCTACTTTAGGAGCATTCACAAAATACCCCAAGGAATCCCTTCCGCATAAACCAAGTTCCAGGATCGAAGATAAAAAGTTTGGATTTTTCCAGAGTGAAAAAGAAACTTTTGAGGATATCGCTGAAGAACTGGGATTGAAAATCACGCGCGAAGGCAAACACATTGGATATGCCCGGCATCCTCTGGCCTTTCTGGTTGAGGCCGCAGATGATATTTGTTATACGATCATTGATTTTGAAGACGGAATTAATCTTGGACTTATCGATGAAGATTATGCTTTGGAATACCTCATCAAACTCGTAAAGGATAGTATCAATACTTCCAAATATCATGAACTTCAAACTACTTCAGACAGGCTGGCGTATTTGCGTGCTTTAGCTATCAACACGCTAATTACAGAAGCCGCAGAGATCTTTTTAAAGAATGAAGATGCCATTCTGGAAGGTGAATTTCATGAAGCTTTATTCGATAAAAGCAAGTACGAAGCTCAAATTCGGGATATTATTAAGATAAGTGTGGAAAAAATCTATCAAAGCGAAGAGGTGATCGGGAAGGAAATTGCCGGCTTTAAAATGCTTTCTTATTTGCTGGATATTTATACTCAGGCTTTCCTTGCCGATACTGAAAATGAAGATTCCAACTTCACGAAGCTGGTCAAAAAATCTGTTCCACAGTTAAGTTATTTGAATGAAGAAGATTCGATTTATGATAAATTGATCGCTATATGTTCATACATTGCTTCGCTAACCGACGGTCTTACCGTAGCCTCATTTAAAAGATTTCAAGGTTTAGATGCTTAA
- a CDS encoding DUF3078 domain-containing protein has product MKFYLLSLLFIFTSFCSSAAHIKHVRVNDTTATAAKDTTASDSMLIYWTEKNTFGMNLSEVAFVNWNAGGNNSISALLYAGFERDFEKDYTIWKNSAKLRYGINAQEGREIRKTEDELRLSSSFGFRTDSTSNWYYSGKFSFNTQFTNGYKYPDTEVPISKLMAPGYTFLGGGTEFSHPVEDLTIYLSPVTVKSTFVLDQRLANEGMFGVEPAVTDELGNIIKEGEMLRTEFGFLFTSEYNKEVFENIDLSNQLSLYSDYLNNFGNVDVDWQLAVNMKVNDFVKANVGTHIRYDDDVKFKEDTNGDGKLETSGARIQLKQMLGVGVVYEF; this is encoded by the coding sequence ATGAAATTTTACCTTTTAAGCCTTCTATTTATATTTACTTCATTCTGTAGTTCAGCTGCTCATATTAAACATGTTAGGGTGAATGATACTACAGCAACGGCAGCGAAGGATACCACAGCATCAGATTCCATGTTGATCTACTGGACCGAGAAGAATACCTTCGGAATGAATCTAAGTGAAGTGGCTTTTGTAAACTGGAATGCTGGGGGAAACAACTCAATTTCGGCTTTATTATATGCCGGTTTTGAACGGGATTTTGAAAAAGATTATACCATCTGGAAGAATTCGGCAAAGCTGAGGTATGGAATTAATGCGCAGGAAGGCAGGGAAATTAGAAAGACAGAAGATGAATTAAGATTAAGTTCCTCTTTTGGTTTTAGAACCGACAGTACTTCGAACTGGTATTATTCAGGTAAATTTAGTTTCAACACACAATTCACCAACGGTTATAAATACCCTGATACCGAAGTTCCAATTTCGAAATTAATGGCTCCCGGTTATACCTTTCTTGGGGGAGGAACAGAATTTTCGCATCCTGTAGAGGATCTTACTATTTACCTTTCTCCTGTTACTGTAAAATCAACTTTCGTACTGGACCAGAGACTTGCTAATGAAGGAATGTTTGGTGTGGAGCCTGCAGTGACCGATGAACTCGGGAATATTATCAAAGAAGGTGAGATGCTTAGAACAGAATTTGGTTTTCTCTTTACCAGCGAATATAATAAGGAAGTTTTTGAGAACATTGATTTGAGTAATCAGCTAAGTCTGTATTCAGATTATCTCAATAACTTCGGAAATGTGGATGTCGACTGGCAACTGGCAGTAAATATGAAGGTGAATGATTTCGTTAAAGCCAATGTAGGCACGCATATCCGCTATGATGATGACGTCAAATTCAAGGAAGATACCAATGGCGATGGTAAACTCGAAACTTCTGGCGCCAGAATCCAGCTAAAGCAAATGCTTGGAGTTGGTGTAGTTTATGAGTTTTAA
- a CDS encoding ribonucleotide-diphosphate reductase subunit beta: protein MSQIEPILQENKDRFVIFPIKHNDIWDWYKKMEACFWTAEEIDLHQDLTDWSNKLNADERYFIKHILAFFAASDGIVNENLAENFVNEVQYSEAKFFYGFQIMMENIHSETYSLLIDTYVKDEKEKNQLFTAIEVFPAIKKKADWALNWIESDSFAERLIAFAAVEGIFFSGAFCSIFWLKKRGLMPGLTFSNELISRDEGMHCDFAVHLHNNHLVNKVPKEKIRKIIIDALNIEREFVTESLPVSLIGMNAKLMTQYLEFVTDRLLVELECEKEFNVTNPFDFMDMINLQGKTNFFEKRVSEYQKAGVMNKDKESDEISFDADF from the coding sequence ATGTCTCAAATAGAACCAATTTTACAGGAAAACAAAGATCGATTTGTGATCTTTCCGATCAAACATAATGACATTTGGGACTGGTATAAAAAAATGGAAGCTTGCTTCTGGACTGCGGAAGAAATTGATCTTCACCAGGATCTTACCGACTGGTCCAATAAATTGAACGCCGACGAGCGTTACTTTATAAAACATATCCTCGCCTTCTTCGCTGCTTCAGATGGTATTGTAAATGAAAACCTTGCTGAAAATTTCGTGAACGAAGTACAATACTCGGAAGCTAAGTTTTTCTACGGTTTCCAAATCATGATGGAAAACATTCATTCTGAAACCTATTCGCTTTTAATTGATACCTACGTTAAAGATGAAAAGGAAAAGAATCAGCTTTTTACAGCTATCGAAGTTTTCCCGGCTATCAAGAAAAAGGCAGACTGGGCACTAAACTGGATCGAATCAGATTCGTTTGCTGAAAGACTGATCGCTTTTGCTGCGGTAGAAGGTATTTTTTTTAGCGGAGCCTTCTGCTCTATATTCTGGTTAAAGAAACGCGGACTCATGCCCGGACTTACGTTCTCCAATGAATTGATCTCCAGGGATGAAGGAATGCATTGTGATTTTGCGGTACATCTGCATAATAATCACCTTGTAAATAAGGTTCCGAAGGAAAAAATACGCAAGATCATTATCGATGCTCTTAATATTGAACGTGAATTTGTAACTGAATCACTTCCAGTGAGCCTGATTGGGATGAATGCGAAATTAATGACCCAGTATCTTGAATTTGTAACCGACCGACTTCTGGTAGAACTGGAATGTGAGAAAGAATTTAATGTTACGAATCCATTCGATTTTATGGACATGATTAACCTGCAGGGAAAAACGAACTTTTTCGAGAAAAGAGTGAGCGAATATCAGAAGGCAGGAGTGATGAATAAGGATAAAGAATCAGATGAAATCAGCTTTGATGCCGATTTCTAA
- a CDS encoding sensor histidine kinase yields MKKVTQILKNNSQLIIEDWERQVFELVKSSTSANRIALRDHVPNILNDIIGIMEEYDIIDWNLEDPKIALIESNSIDHGRHRASSGSFSADEILHEYIIFHNVILRVLNINGVKDHNTYNILKCCVDKSMMKSLEAYTKSIQEMQSKLVATLAHDIRNPLSAARLGIEMLNSEDIDQDRSIRVKKMTMHSVNKALEMLEGLLDSITVKAGEGMMLTYAEIDLYSDIETIYQEASEIYSEEIILECPDKDLYGIYDAVAVRRMLENLITNAIKYGDNNTPITMKIEKDGDDQLLLSVHNYGNPIPQEKQKAIFDFLQYGKQTKKPKLKSWGIGLTLVKMVAEAHGGAVELTSEKNKGTEFIIRISNKANQPGKIRTKLNLV; encoded by the coding sequence ATGAAAAAGGTTACTCAAATTTTAAAGAACAATTCTCAGCTTATCATCGAGGATTGGGAGCGACAGGTGTTCGAACTTGTAAAATCATCAACTTCGGCCAATAGGATCGCACTTCGGGATCATGTTCCAAACATCCTGAATGATATTATTGGAATCATGGAAGAATACGATATAATTGACTGGAATCTTGAGGATCCTAAAATTGCATTAATCGAAAGCAATAGTATAGATCATGGCAGGCATCGTGCCAGTTCTGGAAGCTTTTCTGCAGATGAGATCCTTCACGAATATATCATCTTCCACAACGTGATTCTCAGGGTGCTCAATATAAATGGCGTCAAAGATCATAATACCTATAATATTTTAAAGTGCTGTGTTGATAAATCTATGATGAAAAGCCTGGAGGCCTACACAAAGTCAATCCAAGAGATGCAAAGCAAATTAGTTGCTACTCTTGCACACGATATTAGGAATCCCCTCTCTGCCGCGAGATTGGGAATCGAAATGCTCAATTCAGAGGATATAGATCAGGATCGAAGTATTAGGGTCAAGAAAATGACCATGCATAGTGTGAATAAAGCTCTTGAAATGCTGGAAGGATTACTGGATAGTATTACTGTAAAGGCTGGTGAAGGGATGATGCTTACTTATGCTGAAATAGATCTGTATAGCGATATAGAAACCATTTACCAGGAAGCTTCAGAGATCTATTCTGAAGAGATCATTTTAGAATGTCCGGACAAGGATCTTTATGGTATTTATGACGCTGTAGCTGTACGCAGAATGTTAGAAAATCTAATTACCAACGCGATCAAATATGGTGATAATAATACCCCAATCACCATGAAAATCGAGAAGGATGGGGACGATCAATTACTGCTTTCTGTACATAACTATGGAAATCCTATTCCGCAGGAAAAACAAAAGGCGATCTTTGATTTTCTGCAATACGGAAAGCAAACTAAAAAGCCTAAGCTCAAAAGCTGGGGCATAGGACTTACACTGGTTAAAATGGTTGCTGAAGCGCACGGTGGTGCAGTTGAACTCACCAGTGAGAAAAATAAAGGAACTGAATTTATTATTAGAATTTCTAATAAAGCGAATCAACCCGGAAAAATACGTACAAAACTCAACCTGGTTTAA
- a CDS encoding ribonucleoside-diphosphate reductase subunit alpha produces MYVVKRDGHKEPVMFDKITARVKKLCYGLNELVDPVKVAMRVIEGLYDNVSTSELDNLAAEIAATMTTSHPDYAKLAARISVSNLHKNTKKSFSEVMTDLYEYVNPRTNEKAALLSEEVYEVILENKEKLDSTIIYNRDFNYDYFGFKTLERSYLLKLDGKIVERPQHMLMRVSIGIHPDDLDSAIETYELMSKKFFTHATPTLFNSGTPKPQMSSCFLLSMIDDSIDGIYDTLKQTAKISQSAGGIGLSIHNVRATGSYISGTNGTSNGIVPMLRVFNDTARYVDQGGGKRKGSFAMYVEPWHADIFDFLDLKKNHGKEEMRARDLFYAMWIPDLFMKRVQENGSWTLMCPHECPGLFDTYGDNFEALYEKYEAEGKGRRTIKARELWEKIMESQIETGTPYMLYKDAANRKSNQKNLGTIRSSNLCTEIIEYTSKDEVAVCNLASIALPMFIKNNEFDHKELFKITKRVIKNLNKVIDRNYYPVKEAENSNMRHRPVGLGVQGLADTFIKLRLPFTSDEAKKLNQEIFETLYFAAVTASMELAKIEGPYSTYEGSPISQGEFQFNMWGIKDEELSGRWDWGKLRKQIEENGVRNSLLLAPMPTASTSQILGNNEAFEPYTSNIYTRRVLSGEFIVVNKHLLEDLVSRDLWTEDVKNAIMRNNGSVQDIDVIPQDLKELYKTVWEMSMKDIIDMSRHRGYFIDQSQSLNLFMENANYSKLTSMHFYAWKSGLKTGMYYLRTKSAVDAIKFTLEKEKKQEPVAVTSEAPMRAAEKLQENAQPVVSDKTEAEGALSPEELKALIAQSKEAEGDDCLMCGS; encoded by the coding sequence ATGTATGTTGTAAAAAGAGACGGCCATAAAGAACCTGTAATGTTCGATAAGATCACCGCCAGGGTTAAGAAACTTTGCTACGGTCTCAATGAACTTGTAGATCCTGTAAAAGTTGCTATGCGTGTGATCGAGGGTCTATACGATAATGTTTCTACCAGTGAACTCGATAATCTCGCTGCTGAAATTGCCGCGACGATGACCACTTCTCATCCAGATTATGCGAAACTCGCTGCCAGGATCTCGGTTTCGAATCTTCATAAGAACACGAAAAAAAGTTTTTCTGAAGTGATGACAGATCTGTATGAGTATGTGAATCCGCGTACCAATGAAAAGGCAGCCTTACTTTCAGAAGAAGTATATGAGGTGATCCTGGAAAACAAAGAGAAACTAGATTCCACCATTATTTACAACCGGGATTTCAATTATGACTATTTCGGCTTTAAAACTTTGGAAAGATCCTATCTTTTAAAACTGGACGGTAAGATCGTGGAAAGACCTCAGCATATGTTGATGCGTGTTTCAATTGGGATTCATCCTGATGATCTTGATAGCGCCATTGAGACCTATGAACTTATGTCTAAAAAGTTCTTTACCCATGCTACCCCAACACTTTTTAACAGCGGAACACCAAAACCCCAAATGTCTTCCTGTTTTCTACTTAGTATGATAGACGACAGCATTGATGGCATTTACGACACGCTGAAGCAGACTGCAAAGATCTCTCAATCTGCTGGAGGTATAGGCCTATCTATCCACAATGTGAGAGCGACTGGGTCTTATATTTCAGGAACTAATGGTACTTCCAATGGAATTGTGCCGATGCTTAGGGTATTTAATGATACCGCCAGATATGTGGATCAGGGAGGTGGAAAAAGAAAAGGTTCATTTGCGATGTACGTGGAACCATGGCATGCTGATATTTTCGATTTTCTGGACCTTAAAAAGAACCACGGAAAAGAAGAAATGCGTGCGCGTGACCTCTTTTACGCTATGTGGATCCCAGATCTATTTATGAAAAGGGTACAGGAAAATGGCAGCTGGACGCTTATGTGTCCGCATGAATGTCCTGGTCTTTTCGATACTTACGGAGATAATTTTGAAGCGCTTTACGAAAAATATGAAGCTGAAGGAAAAGGCCGAAGAACTATTAAAGCAAGAGAGTTGTGGGAAAAAATCATGGAGTCTCAAATAGAAACTGGAACTCCATACATGCTCTATAAGGATGCCGCTAATAGAAAATCTAATCAAAAGAACTTAGGAACGATTCGTTCTTCTAATCTTTGTACAGAAATTATTGAATATACCAGCAAGGATGAAGTCGCCGTATGCAACCTTGCCTCTATCGCCTTGCCTATGTTCATTAAGAACAATGAATTTGATCACAAGGAACTTTTCAAGATCACGAAGAGAGTGATCAAGAACCTAAATAAGGTGATCGACAGGAATTACTACCCGGTTAAGGAAGCTGAAAATTCCAATATGCGTCATCGCCCGGTTGGCCTGGGAGTTCAGGGACTTGCCGATACATTTATTAAACTACGATTGCCATTTACGAGTGACGAAGCAAAAAAACTGAACCAGGAGATCTTCGAAACTCTTTATTTCGCTGCGGTTACGGCATCTATGGAACTTGCAAAAATTGAAGGTCCATACTCTACGTACGAAGGTTCGCCAATTAGCCAGGGAGAATTCCAGTTTAATATGTGGGGGATTAAAGATGAAGAACTAAGCGGTCGCTGGGATTGGGGTAAACTTAGAAAGCAGATCGAGGAAAATGGAGTTCGAAACTCCTTATTGCTCGCACCAATGCCAACTGCTTCCACTTCCCAAATATTAGGAAATAACGAAGCTTTTGAACCTTATACCTCCAATATTTATACAAGAAGAGTACTCTCTGGAGAGTTTATCGTGGTGAACAAGCATTTACTAGAGGACCTTGTTTCAAGAGATCTTTGGACAGAAGATGTGAAAAATGCTATCATGAGAAACAACGGTTCTGTTCAGGATATCGATGTGATTCCGCAGGACCTTAAAGAACTTTATAAAACGGTCTGGGAAATGAGCATGAAGGATATTATCGATATGTCCAGGCATCGTGGTTATTTTATTGATCAGTCTCAATCGTTAAATCTATTCATGGAAAACGCGAATTACAGCAAACTGACTTCCATGCATTTCTACGCCTGGAAAAGCGGACTTAAAACAGGAATGTATTACCTGAGAACGAAATCGGCGGTAGACGCTATTAAGTTTACACTCGAAAAAGAGAAAAAGCAGGAACCGGTTGCGGTTACTTCGGAAGCTCCTATGCGAGCTGCTGAAAAACTTCAGGAGAATGCACAGCCTGTAGTTTCAGACAAAACAGAAGCGGAAGGAGCGCTGTCTCCGGAAGAACTTAAAGCACTCATTGCACAATCCAAAGAAGCTGAAGGTGACGACTGCCTGATGTGCGGATCTTAA